A DNA window from Aspergillus nidulans FGSC A4 chromosome V contains the following coding sequences:
- a CDS encoding FAD-dependent oxidoreductase (transcript_id=CADANIAT00002849) — translation MDEEEARKSKFRVIIVGGSVAGLTLAHCLARADIDHIVLEKRAEISPQEGAFIGIWLNGGRILDQLGLYDELKSATAPIHKMHVRFPDEFVFNSLLPWDIYESRVRSETWRLAEATQSGIATTLERNVEYACIFGISEQLAGLKIGEHINSYSKGLCVITFHGRESRVFWFILVKLPQKSENPNTPRFSADDAAKFCRKFSPVRVTEHVCVGDLWATRTFASMTALEEGLLQTWHFSRFVLLGDSVHKMTPNNGQGANTSVEDAAMLASLLREALRLNLEYCNATLALDKLLAEFQSRRYNRVKGTYLRSEFGAMLGRQAL, via the exons atggacgaagaagaggcgcGGAAATCAAAATTTCGAGTCATTATAGTTGGAGGCTCAGTTGCTGGGTTGACTTTGGCACACTGCCTGGCTAGAGCGGACATCGACCACATAGTATTGGAAAAGCGAGCTGAAATTAGTCCTCAGGAAGGTGCCTTTATTGGTATTTGGCTCAACGGAGGCCGAATCCTCGACCAGCTTGGACTCTATGATGAGCTCAAGAGCGCTACTGCGCCTATTCATAAAATGCATGTCCGTTTTCCAGATGAGTTTGTATTCAACAGCCTACTACCATGGGACATTTATGAAAG TCGGGTTCGGTCCGAGACGTGGCGATTAGCAGAGGCAACGCAGTCAGGCATTGCCACTACCCTGGAAAGAAATG TCGAATACGCGTGCATCTTTGGGATTTCTGAACAGCTAGCTGGACTCAAGATCGGGGAGCACATCAACTCATACTCGAAGGGGCTGTGCGTGATAACCTTCCATGGAAGAGAGAGCCGTGTCTTCTGGTTCATTCTCGTGAAACTTCCGCAAAAGTCAGAAAATCCCAACACTCCTCGGTTCTCAGCAGACGATGCAGCGAAGTTCTGCCGCAAATTTTCGCCTGTCCGAGTCACCGAACACGTCTGTGTAGGTGATCTTTGGGCAACCAGAACGTTTGCATCCATGACGGCGTTAGAGGAAGGCCTACTGCAAACGTGGCATTTCAGTCGCTTTGTTCTTTTGGGAGACAGTGTTCACAAA ATGACCCCGAACAATGGACAGGGCGCAAATACTTCCGTGGAGGACGCAGCGATGCTAGCCTCACTTCTTAGGGAGGCATTGAGACTGAACCTCGAATATTGCAATGCCACGCTCGCCCTGGATAAACTTCTGGCCGAATTTCAGTCCAGAAGATATAACCGGGTAAAAGGTACATATCTCAGATCGGAGTTTGGCGCCATGCTAGGTCGGCAAGCTCTTTAA
- a CDS encoding protein ausB (transcript_id=CADANIAT00002850), which translates to MAKLYYMPYIFNEGMPLASGPPTLPEDFTPEKSGFRVLVEVRRMKGHFPAQKWRKRNQEWQCINNETLLPDHVRNGHLAKNVPYRPYRPVYVPFAMTVSPTTDAMGTSEETRSKQTKGSNDDILSAKIAGRVARPVYHCTSARLHDLAYDPWPITTIDTHGLSSLKAPSTHTRILIIGAGFGGLLFAVRLLQAGFSRDDLLLVDSAGGFGGTWYWNRYPGLMCDIESYIYMPLLEETGHMPSRKYVPGEELRTHAEGIAAKWELEQRALFRTTIRTLEWDEGGNQWIAHAEQLGVFTDAKQGGNGGGGPLTFTATFAIIASGTLSKPKVPNLHGVDDFQGHIFHTARWDYDYTGGSPANPAMHRLQGKRVGVIGTGSTAVQVIPQLARWSKELIVFQRTPAAVGLQKNQVTDPVWWKGNILKAGSGWQRKRSENFNAFISISNPPCMENLVNDGWTSSPSFSAAIGGALNMQPDFLDLVKAIDRPRLEAAQDHIRSTVRDDTTAEALINLNHGWCKRPCFHQGYFETYNLPHVRLIKTDAAGVTGLSPKGILVGDTLYEVDLVVLATGYDLGSLCPADRAQIQVLGSEGVAMKEKWAGGPTTLHGVMTRGFPNLFFPGTSQAGVTANQSYMFDRAAEHVAYIIQNSTLEAGGYIDKIRIEPTAEGEKHWTTQSVARISAFAATTACGTGDYTISNRYRSSDVDTMARHMPWGEGMASYVKILEAWRESGTMEGLDIRYHSSEGSR; encoded by the exons ATGGCCAAG TTGTACTACATGCCTTACATTTTCAATGAAGGAATGCCCCTTGCGTCCGGTCCTCCAACACTCCCGGAAGACTTTACACCCGAGAAATCTGGATTCAGGGTACTTGTCGAGGTTCGGCGAATGAAAGGACATTTTCCAGCTCAGAAATGGCGAAAAAGGAATCAGGAATGGCAGTGCATCAATAATGAAACACTACTCCCTGACCACGTAAGGAACGGGCACCTTGCCAAGAACGTGCCCTACCGTCCATACCGTCCAGTATATGTCCCTTTTG CTATGACTGTGAGCCCTACCACAGACGCTATGGGCACCTCTGAAGAAACACGATCCAAACAAACCAAAGGGTCAAACGACGATATTTTGAGCGCGAAGATAGCTGGAAGAGTTGCTCGCCCCGTTTATCACTGCACAAGCGCACGGCTCCATGACCTAGCCTACGACCCATGGCCCATTACCACCATCGATACCCACGGTCTCAGTTCACTGAAGGCTCCATCAACGCACACCCGGATCTTGATTATTGGCGCAGGATTCGGCGGCCTCCTCTTTGCGGtgcgcctcctccaagcCGGATTCTCCCGTGACGATCTCCTCCTCGTGGATTCGGCGGGTGGGTTTGGCGGGACGTGGTACTGGAATCGCTATCCCGGCCTAATGTGCGATATAGAGAGTTACATCTACATGCCCCTACTTGAAGAGACGGGCCACATGCCCAGCCGGAAGTATGTACCCGGTGAAGAGTTGCGTACCCACGCGGAGGGGATAGCGGCAAAATgggagctggagcagcggGCGCTATTCCGTACAACTATCAGAACTCTCGAGTGGGATGAAGGTGGGAATCAATGGATTGCTCACGCTGAGCAGTTAGGTGTATTTACAGACGCAAAACAGGGGGGaaatggtggtggtggaccTTTAACATTTACCGCAACTTTTGCCATCATTGCGAGTGGGACACTCAGCAAGCCCAAGGTCCCCAATTTACATGGTGTCGATGACTTCCAAGGACATATCTTCCATACTGCCCGATGGGATTACGACTATACCGGCGGTTCGCCGGCTAACCCTGCCATGCACCGGTTACAAGGGAAACGGGTAGGAGTAATTGGGACTGGCTCAACGGCTGTTCAGGTGATTCCACAGCTTGCTCGCTGGTCCAAGGAATTAATCGTATTTCAACGGACACCGGCTGCCGTGGGCTTGCAGAAAAATCAGGTTACTGATCCCGTGTGGTGGAAGGGCAACATTCTGAAGGCTGGGTCGGGATGGCAGAGGAAACGATCGGAGAATTTCAACGCGTTCATTTCCATCTCGAACCCACCCTGCATGGAGAATCTAGTAAATGATGGTTGGACGAGTTCGCCATCATTCTCTGCCGCAATCGGTGGAGCACTGAACATGCAGCCGGATTTCCTGGACCTAGTCAAAGCTATTGATCGACCTAGGCTGGAAGCTGCCCAGGACCATATCAGATCAACTGTTCGGGATGATACCACCGCAGAGGCCCTTATCAATTTAAACCACGGATGGTGCAAGAGACCCTGCTTCCACCAGGGATATTTTGAGACATACAATCTGCCGCATGTGAGGCTGATCAAAACCGACGCCGCCGGCGTTACAGGGCTAAGTCCAAAGGGAATATTGGTTGGGGACACCCTCTACGAAGTTGATTTGGTTGTTTTAGCTACAGGCTACGATCTGGGCAGCTTGTGTCCGGCCGATCGGGCGCAAATCCAGGTTCTAGGCTCAGAGGGAGTGGCCATGAAGGAGAAATGGGCTGGCGGTCCTACAACGCTGCATGGGGTAATGACTCGTGGATTTCCAAATCTTTTTTTCCCCGGTACCTCGCAGGCTGGTGTTACCGCGAACCAATCTTATATGTTCGATCGTGCCGCAGAACATGTGGCCTATATCATTCAGAACTCCACACTGGAGGCAGGAGGCTATATTGACAAGATCCGTATCGAGCCCACGGCGGAAGGAGAAAAGCACTGGACGACGCAGTCAGTCGCACGGATAAGTGCATTCGCAGCCACAACAGCGTGTGGCACTGGGGATTATACAATTTCGAACCGTTACAGAAGCAGCGATGTTGACACGATGGCAAGGCATATGCCGTGGGGAGAAGGTATGGCAAGTTATGTGAAAATTCTAGAGGCCTGGAGAGAAAGTGGGACTATGGAAGGTTTGGATATCAGGTACCACTCATCTGAGGGTTCCAGGTAG
- a CDS encoding uncharacterized protein (transcript_id=CADANIAT00002851), giving the protein MRTTLNDQLLSSSFMSICCDVGWESVYAFIYPISSSHWAGGICACGNSWVHGRSSSIGPWNWPRSGLPLERRVVPDYGKSWISLSVGLSRQYSRGVTEYLQWPHGGDPWLDSPLCWFYIGITLTLDAIYPTVFFHFRRTESGRDGKEAKGD; this is encoded by the exons ATGAGGACGACACTGAATGACCAATTACTCAGCAGCTCGTTCATGTCTATCTGCTGCGATGTCGGATGGGAATCTGTCTATGCTTTCATCTACCCAATATCCAGCTCGCATTGGGCTGGTGGCATTTGTGCTTG CGGTAACAGTTGGGTACATGGCAGGTCATCTAGCATTGGCCCATGGAATTGGCCCAGATCTGGGCTTCCATTGGAGCGGCGCGTTGTGCCAGACTATGGCAAGTCTTGGATCTCTCTGTCAGTTGGTCTCTCGCGGCAGTACTCCAGGGGCGTCACTGAATACCTG CAATGGCCA CATGGCGGCGACCCTTGGCTCGATAGCCCGTTATGCTGGTTTTATATTGGGATTACCCTAACTCTCGACGCGATATACCCTACCGTGTTTTTCCATTTCCGTCGTACTGAAAGTGGTAGGGATGGGAAGGAGGCGAAGGGCGATTAG
- a CDS encoding protein ausC (transcript_id=CADANIAT00002852), whose product MYASNKTYPSSRALPCLVEKVEAQHVDGAIRVRITTLEQKDWRQAKAAAVEAKYEAEREIQLRAHGNVKDIEITRESAFEHFATDPWAQHVGVDIEAQRERLLAEPGSRKILIIGAGFGGLLFAVRLIQTGRFTAEDITMIDSAAGFGGTWYWNRYPGLMCDTESYIYMPLLEETGYMPRNKYASGNEIREHAERIAQTYGLATRAMFRTVVEKLDWNEAEKVWTVAGSMLGIANNGQRDNMMSFQMVSQFTIMASGSFASPRVPDYPNIFDYKGKLFHTARWDYNYTGGSVENPKMLGLADKTVAIIGTGASAVQIVPQLAKYSNKLIVFQRTPAAVDARNNCPTDPVWWETETQAEGTGWQKRRQENFNAFTCNEKPLPSVNKVDDGWTRMPSFSILIGGPQGLDPDYVDRMRAVDMNRQEKIRARAHNIVQSEGSADLLTPWYPGWCKRPCFHDDYLSAFNLPNVELVDIRHNGISHFTANGLVANDIEYELDVIILSTGYTVPVTRASPSSRANIAVSGRNGTTMEAKWANGLATLHGVMTRDLPNLFFAGTSQAGACVNLVYALDQNATHVAYILANAFDRRPSDSARVIIEPTPGSEEAWAMQVLQRAAGFRGIAGCTPGYLNGYGMDASSLSPEQQINAARLAAWGEGIASYVRYLEAWRAKGDLNGIELTFFAKF is encoded by the exons ATGTATGCATCGAATAAGACGTATCCGTCTTCTAGGGCGCTCCCTTGCCTCgttgagaaggtcgaggcACAACACGTTGACGGGGCGATTAGAGTAAGGATCACAACGCTGGAGCAGA AAGACTGGCGTcaagccaaagccgccgcTGTTGAAGCCAAATACGAAGCGGAACGCGAGATCCAACTTCGAGCTCACGGAAACGTGAAAGACATTGAAATCACCCGCGAGTCAGCCTTTGAACACTTTGCAACAGATCCCTGGGCCCAGCATGTGGGGGTAGACATAGAAGCTCAGCGCGAGCGGTTGCTAGCGGAACCTGGAAGCCGCAAGATCCTAATCATCGGGGCCGGGTTTGGAGGTCTACTGTTTGCCGTGCGTTTGATCCAGACTGGGCGATTTACCGCTGAGGATATTACCATGATCGACAGTGCCGCGGGCTTCGGTGGCACCTGGTATTGGAATCGATACCCCGGACTGATGTGCGATACTGAGAGCTATATCTACATGCCCCTTTTGGAGGAAACTGGGTACATGCCCCGGAACAAGTATGCGTCGGGCAACGAGATTAGGGAGCACGCGGAGCGGATTGCACAAACGTACGGGCTGGCAACTCGAGCCATGTTCAGGACCGTAGTCGAAAAGCTGGATTGGAACGAGGCGGAAAAAGTCTGGACAGTAGCTGGTTCTATGCTGGGCATTGCAAATAACGGGCAAAGGGATAATATGATGTCTTTTCAGATGGTTTCACAATTTACGATCATGGCCTCGGGTTCATTCGCCAGTCCGAGAGTCCCGGATTATCCTAACATATTCGACTACAAAGGCAAATTGTTCCACACAGCTCGATGGGACTACAACTACACGGGAGGCTCCGTGGAAAACCCGAAGATGCTGGGGTTAGCCGACAAGACGGTTGCCATCATTGGAACAGGGGCCAGTGCAGTCCAGATTGTGCCGCAGCTGGCAAAATATAGCAACAAACTCATAGTATTTCAACGGACCCCAGCTGCAGTAGACGCCCGCAACAATTGTCCCACAGACCCGGTGTGGTGGGAAACCGAGACGCAGGCCGAGGGCACTGGATGGCAGAAGCGCCGCCAGGAGAACTTCAACGCTTTCACCTGCAACGAGAAACCCCTTCCATCAGTGAACAaagtggatgatggctggACTCGAATGCCGTCCTTCAGCATCCTGATTGGCGGCCCGCAGGGACTGGATCCCGACTACGTCGACCGGATGCGCGCGGTCGATATGAATAGACAAGAGAAGATCCGCGCGCGTGCACACAATATTGTACAGTCAGAAGGTTCAGCCGATCTCCTGACGCCCTGGTATCCTGGGTGGTGCAAGCGGCCATGCTTCCATGACGACTATCTTTCTGCATTCAACCTGCCCAACGTGGAGCTAGTCGACATTCGCCATAATGGAATATCCCACTTCACAGCCAATGGCCTGGTCGCAAACGATATTGAATATGAGCTAGACGTCATCATCCTGAGCACGGGGTACACTGTCCCTGTCACGCGTGCAAGCCCGTCTTCGCGCGCAAACATTGCCGTCTCCGGCCGCAACGGGACCACCATGGAGGCCAAATGGGCGAATGGCCTCGCAACCCTGCATGGGGTCATGACCCGCGACCTGCCAAATCTCTTTTTCGCGGGAACCTCGCAGGCTGGTGCCTGTGTCAATCTGGTCTACGCACTGGACCAGAACGCCACCCATGTAGCTTATATACTTGCCAATGCGTTTGACAGACGCCCCAGCGACAGCGCGAGGGTTATCATTGAGCCGACACCCGGGTCAGAAGAGGCCTGGGCGATGCAGGTGCTGCAGCGGGCAGCTGGATTCCGCGGCATCGCTGGCTGCACGCCTGGATATCTCAATGGCTACGGGATGGATGCCTCGTCATTAAGTCCGGAGCAGCAAATCAACGCGGCCCGTCTAGCTGCATGGGGAGAAGGAATCGCGAGCTACGTGAGATACCTGGAGGCATGGAGAGCGAAGGGAGACTTGAATGGGATTGAGTTGACTTTTTTTGCGAAGTTTTGA
- a CDS encoding uncharacterized protein (transcript_id=CADANIAT00002853) gives MKSSTIALLSMLSHGMALPTPQATEDQAPNLDAPTTCSSNPGTAVFPSMAGYPGFMGGWPGVLGTAPSSGTYGNSGFYGFPGFGGFDGSHSMPGGGGGAPTGSITAGPAAASSPGFGGFPGFGGFPGFGGSSGFSGFPGFSGFLGSGGFPNFFGSSLNPSTTTQGGISHNACTPVPHPLTKGEDLEDGPENAKADAPQSTPKDDRPADNPDKAEMIDATIEHIDAPQAATAAAVPSPTAAP, from the exons ATGAAATCCTCCACCATTGCGCTGCTTAGTATGCTTAGCCATGGAATGGCCTTGCCCACACCCCAGGCAACCGAGG ACCAAGCGCCTAATTTAGATGCGCCCACTACATGTTCCAGCAACCCAGGCACTGCAGTCTTCCCAAGCATGGCCGGCTATCCAGGCTTCATGGGTGGCTGGCCCGGTGTTCTGGGCACTGCACCCTCCTCTGGCACATACGGCAATTCTGGTTTCTATGGATTCCCGGGCTTCGGTGGCTTCGACGGGTCTCACAGCATGcctggaggtggtggcggagcACCAACGGGATCAATCACGGCAGGACCTGCTGCAGCCAGTTCCCCTGGCTTCGGTGGTTTCCCTGGCTTTGGTGGTTTCCCTGGTTTCGGTGGCTCCTCTGGCTTCAGTGGATTCCCAGGCTTTAGTGGATTCCTAGGTTCTGGTGGATTCCCCAACTTCTTTGGTAGTAGCTTGAACCCAAGCACTACTACCCAAGGAGGCATTTCGCACAATGCCTGCACTCCTGTGCCACACCCCCTTACTAAAGGCGAAGATTTGGAAGACGGGCCAGAAAATGCAAAAGCGGATGCTCCTCAGTCAACACCCAAAGACGACCGCCCGGCCGATAATCCTGACAAGGCCGAGATGATTGACGCCACGATAGAACACATTGATGCACCTCAGGCGGCTACAGCAGCCGCTGTACCTTCTCCCACGGCAGCGCCCTAG